A single window of Balaenoptera acutorostrata chromosome X, mBalAcu1.1, whole genome shotgun sequence DNA harbors:
- the INTS6L gene encoding integrator complex subunit 6-like isoform X3 — MPILLFLIDTSASMNQRTDLGTTYLDIAKGAVELFLKLRARDPASRGDRYMLVTYDEPPYCIKAGWKENHATFMSELKNLQASGLTTLGQALRSSFDLLNLNRLISGIDNYGQGRNPFFLEPSILITITDGNKLTSTAGVQEELHLPLNSPLPGSELTKEPFRWDQRLFALVLRLPGLASTEPEQLGSVPTDESAITQMCEVTGGRSYCVRTQRMLNQCLESLVQKVQSGVVINFEKTGPDPLPIGEDGLMDSSRPSNSFAAQPWHSCHKLIYVRPNSKTGVPVGHWPIPESFWPDQNLPSLPPRTSHPVVRFSCVDCEPMVIDKLPFDKYELEPSPLTQYILERKSPHTCWQVFVTSSGKYNELGYPFGYLKASTTLTCVNLFVMPYNYPVLLPLLDDLFKVHKLKPNVKWRQAFDSYLKTLPPYYLLTKLESERILASVGKKPPQEIGIKVKNHSGGGVSLTHNKNFRKLLKEIIGETAPRLAELNTKEFAGFQVGLLNKDLKPQTYRNAYDIPRRGLLDQLTRMRSNLLKTHKFIVGQDEDSLHSVPVAQMGNYQEYLKTLASPLREIDPDQPKRLHTFGNPFKQDKKGMMIDEADEFVTGPQNKVKRPGEPSSPLSSKRRRSMSLLLRKPQTPPTVTNHVGGKGPPSASWFPSYPNLIKPTLVHTDVTVTHDAHEEKMENGQISPDGFLSKSAAPELMNMAGDSIPPDQVDSLSDDFTSLRKDGLMHNPGSNALIGGTKNCNVSVEDRKVSVTSALETGPNTLQITPAMAQGINADIKHQLMKEVRKFGRKYERIFILLEGVQGPLAVRKQFVEFTIKEAARFKRRVLIQYLEKRHYKVHLRLPQPLTFVLACDDRKSSGGLVHSVLQKH, encoded by the exons GCTGGTTGGAAGGAAAATCACGCAACATTCATGAGTGAACTAAAAAATCTTCAGGCTTCTGGACTGACTACTCTTGGTCAGGCTCTAAGATCCTCATTTGATTTGTTAAATCTCAATAGATTAATATCTGGAATAGACAATTATGGAcag GGGAGAAATCCATTTTTTTTAGAACCATCTATTTTAATTACCATCACAGATGGAAACAAGTTAACAAGTACTGCTGGTGTTCAAGAAGAG CTTCATCTGCCTTTGAATTCTCCTCTGCCTGGAAGTGAACTAACCAAAGAACCTTTTCGTTGGGATCAAAGGTTATTTGCCCTGGTGTTGCGTTTGCCTGGATTGGCTTCTACTGAACCAGAGCAGCTAGGGAGTGTACCAACTGATGAATCTGCCATCACACAGATGTGTGAGGTCACAGGAG GTCGCTCCTACTGTGTTAGAACACAGAGAATGTTGAATCAATGTTTAGAATCTTTAGTTCAAAAAGTTCAGAGTGGTGTAGTTATTAACTTTGAAAAAACGGGACCAGATCCACTTCCTATTGGAGAAG ATGGACTTATGGATTCATCCAGGCCAAGCAATTCATTTGCTGCTCAACCATGGCATAGCTGTCATAAGCTCATTTATGTGCGACCTAACTCTAAGACTGGTGTTCCTGTTGGACATTGGCCAATTCCAGAATCTTTTTGGCCAGATCAGAATTTACCTTCACTA CCTCCACGAACATCTCATCCTGTTGTGAGGTTCTCCTGTGTAGATTGTGAGCCAATGGTAATAGACAAACTTCCCTTTGACAAATATGAACTTGAACCTTCACCCTTAACTCAGTACATCCTGGAACGAAAGTCTCCCCATACCTGCTGGCAG GTATTTGTTACTAGCAGTGGAAAATACAATGAACTTGGATATCCGTTTGGTTATTTAAAAGCCAGTACGACTTTAACTTGTGTAAACCTCTTTGTGATGCCGTACAACTACCCAGTTCTACTCCCTCTTTTAG ATGACTTGTTTAAAGTTCACAAGCTTAAGCCAAATGTGAAGTGGCGACAGGCTTTTGACAGCTACTTAAAAACTCTGCCTCCATACTACTTATTA ACCAAACTAGAGTCAGAACGAATACTAGCATCAGTGGGGAAGAAACCTCCCCAGGAAATTGGAATCAAAGTGAAAAATCATTCTGGAGGTGGAGTGTCCCTGactcacaataaaaattttagaaaactattGAAAGAAATCATAGGAGAAACAGCACCGAGACTGGCAGAATTGAATACCAAAGAATTTGCCGGCTTCCAAGTAGGGCTCTTAAACAAG GATTTGAAACCTCAGACATATAGAAATGCTTATGATATTCCACGTAGAGGTCTTTTAGACCAGTTAACCAGAATGCGATCCAATCTGCTGAAAACACACAAGTTTATTGTTGGACAAGATGAAG ATTCCCTTCATAGTGTTCCAGTCGCACAAATGGGTAACTATCAGGAATATCTAAAGACATTGGCTTCTCCACTTCGAGAGATTGATCCAGATCAACCAAAAAGACTACATACTTTTGGCAATCCATTTAAACAAGATAAGAAG GGAATGATGATTGATGAAGCAGATGAGTTTGTAACAGGGCCACAAAACAAAGTGAAACGTCCTGGAGAACCCAGCAGTCCTCTGTCATCTAAGAGAAGGCGGAGTATGTCCCTGCTGTTGAGGAAACCACAAACACCACCTACTGTAACTAACCACGTGGGCGGAAAGGGACCACCCTCAGCCTCGTGGTTCCCATCTTATCCAAACCTCATAAAACCCACCCTTGTACATACAG ATGTTACTGTCACTCACGACGCTCATGAGGAGAAGATGGAAAATGGTCAAATCTCACCCGATGGCTTCTTGTCAAAATCTGCTGCCCCAGAGCTTATGAATATGGCAGGAGATAGTATCCCACCCGACCAAGTGGATTCTCTGTCTGATGATTTCACTAGTCTCAGGAAAGATGGCCTGATGCACAATCCTGGTAGTAATGCACTCATAGGAGGAACCAAGAACTGCAATGTCTCTGTAGAGGATCGAAAAGTGTCAGTAACATCTGCTTTGGAAACTGGGCCAAATACGTTGCAAATAACTCCTGCTATGGCACAAGGAATCAATGCTGATATAAAACACCAGTTAATGAAGGAAGTCCGAAAATTTGGACGAA agtatgaaagaattttcattttgcttgaagGAGTGCAAGGACCTCTTGCAGTGAGGAAACAATTTGTTGAATTTACCATCAAGGAAGCTGCAAG gttcaAAAGACGAGTCTTAATTCAGTACCTTGAGAAG AGACATTACAAAGTGCACCTGAGGCTGCCTCAACCCCTGACATTTGTTCTCGCATGTGACGACAGAAAGTCTTCAGGTGGACTTGTGCATTCTGTGCTTCAGAagcactaa
- the INTS6L gene encoding integrator complex subunit 6-like isoform X4, with amino-acid sequence MPILLFLIDTSASMNQRTDLGTTYLDIAKGAVELFLKLRARDPASRGDRYMLVTYDEPPYCIKAGWKENHATFMSELKNLQASGLTTLGQALRSSFDLLNLNRLISGIDNYGQGRNPFFLEPSILITITDGNKLTSTAGVQEELHLPLNSPLPGSELTKEPFRWDQRLFALVLRLPGLASTEPEQLGSVPTDESAITQMCEVTGGRSYCVRTQRMLNQCLESLVQKVQSGVVINFEKTGPDPLPIGEDGLMDSSRPSNSFAAQPWHSCHKLIYVRPNSKTGVPVGHWPIPESFWPDQNLPSLPPRTSHPVVRFSCVDCEPMVIDKLPFDKYELEPSPLTQYILERKSPHTCWQVFVTSSGKYNELGYPFGYLKASTTLTCVNLFVMPYNYPVLLPLLDDLFKVHKLKPNVKWRQAFDSYLKTLPPYYLLPLKKALRMMGAPNLISDNLDCGLSYSVISYLKKLSQQTKLESERILASVGKKPPQEIGIKVKNHSGGGVSLTHNKNFRKLLKEIIGETAPRLAELNTKEFAGFQVGLLNKDLKPQTYRNAYDIPRRGLLDQLTRMRSNLLKTHKFIVGQDEDSLHSVPVAQMGNYQEYLKTLASPLREIDPDQPKRLHTFGNPFKQDKKGMMIDEADEFVTGPQNKVKRPGEPSSPLSSKRRRNVTVTHDAHEEKMENGQISPDGFLSKSAAPELMNMAGDSIPPDQVDSLSDDFTSLRKDGLMHNPGSNALIGGTKNCNVSVEDRKVSVTSALETGPNTLQITPAMAQGINADIKHQLMKEVRKFGRKYERIFILLEGVQGPLAVRKQFVEFTIKEAARFKRRVLIQYLEKRHYKVHLRLPQPLTFVLACDDRKSSGGLVHSVLQKH; translated from the exons GCTGGTTGGAAGGAAAATCACGCAACATTCATGAGTGAACTAAAAAATCTTCAGGCTTCTGGACTGACTACTCTTGGTCAGGCTCTAAGATCCTCATTTGATTTGTTAAATCTCAATAGATTAATATCTGGAATAGACAATTATGGAcag GGGAGAAATCCATTTTTTTTAGAACCATCTATTTTAATTACCATCACAGATGGAAACAAGTTAACAAGTACTGCTGGTGTTCAAGAAGAG CTTCATCTGCCTTTGAATTCTCCTCTGCCTGGAAGTGAACTAACCAAAGAACCTTTTCGTTGGGATCAAAGGTTATTTGCCCTGGTGTTGCGTTTGCCTGGATTGGCTTCTACTGAACCAGAGCAGCTAGGGAGTGTACCAACTGATGAATCTGCCATCACACAGATGTGTGAGGTCACAGGAG GTCGCTCCTACTGTGTTAGAACACAGAGAATGTTGAATCAATGTTTAGAATCTTTAGTTCAAAAAGTTCAGAGTGGTGTAGTTATTAACTTTGAAAAAACGGGACCAGATCCACTTCCTATTGGAGAAG ATGGACTTATGGATTCATCCAGGCCAAGCAATTCATTTGCTGCTCAACCATGGCATAGCTGTCATAAGCTCATTTATGTGCGACCTAACTCTAAGACTGGTGTTCCTGTTGGACATTGGCCAATTCCAGAATCTTTTTGGCCAGATCAGAATTTACCTTCACTA CCTCCACGAACATCTCATCCTGTTGTGAGGTTCTCCTGTGTAGATTGTGAGCCAATGGTAATAGACAAACTTCCCTTTGACAAATATGAACTTGAACCTTCACCCTTAACTCAGTACATCCTGGAACGAAAGTCTCCCCATACCTGCTGGCAG GTATTTGTTACTAGCAGTGGAAAATACAATGAACTTGGATATCCGTTTGGTTATTTAAAAGCCAGTACGACTTTAACTTGTGTAAACCTCTTTGTGATGCCGTACAACTACCCAGTTCTACTCCCTCTTTTAG ATGACTTGTTTAAAGTTCACAAGCTTAAGCCAAATGTGAAGTGGCGACAGGCTTTTGACAGCTACTTAAAAACTCTGCCTCCATACTACTTATTA CCATTAAAGAAAGCACTAAGGATGATGGGAGCTCCAAATCTGATATCAGATAATTTAGATTGTGGACTTAGTTACAGTGTTATCTCTTACCTTAAAAAACTCAGCCAACAG ACCAAACTAGAGTCAGAACGAATACTAGCATCAGTGGGGAAGAAACCTCCCCAGGAAATTGGAATCAAAGTGAAAAATCATTCTGGAGGTGGAGTGTCCCTGactcacaataaaaattttagaaaactattGAAAGAAATCATAGGAGAAACAGCACCGAGACTGGCAGAATTGAATACCAAAGAATTTGCCGGCTTCCAAGTAGGGCTCTTAAACAAG GATTTGAAACCTCAGACATATAGAAATGCTTATGATATTCCACGTAGAGGTCTTTTAGACCAGTTAACCAGAATGCGATCCAATCTGCTGAAAACACACAAGTTTATTGTTGGACAAGATGAAG ATTCCCTTCATAGTGTTCCAGTCGCACAAATGGGTAACTATCAGGAATATCTAAAGACATTGGCTTCTCCACTTCGAGAGATTGATCCAGATCAACCAAAAAGACTACATACTTTTGGCAATCCATTTAAACAAGATAAGAAG GGAATGATGATTGATGAAGCAGATGAGTTTGTAACAGGGCCACAAAACAAAGTGAAACGTCCTGGAGAACCCAGCAGTCCTCTGTCATCTAAGAGAAGGCGGA ATGTTACTGTCACTCACGACGCTCATGAGGAGAAGATGGAAAATGGTCAAATCTCACCCGATGGCTTCTTGTCAAAATCTGCTGCCCCAGAGCTTATGAATATGGCAGGAGATAGTATCCCACCCGACCAAGTGGATTCTCTGTCTGATGATTTCACTAGTCTCAGGAAAGATGGCCTGATGCACAATCCTGGTAGTAATGCACTCATAGGAGGAACCAAGAACTGCAATGTCTCTGTAGAGGATCGAAAAGTGTCAGTAACATCTGCTTTGGAAACTGGGCCAAATACGTTGCAAATAACTCCTGCTATGGCACAAGGAATCAATGCTGATATAAAACACCAGTTAATGAAGGAAGTCCGAAAATTTGGACGAA agtatgaaagaattttcattttgcttgaagGAGTGCAAGGACCTCTTGCAGTGAGGAAACAATTTGTTGAATTTACCATCAAGGAAGCTGCAAG gttcaAAAGACGAGTCTTAATTCAGTACCTTGAGAAG AGACATTACAAAGTGCACCTGAGGCTGCCTCAACCCCTGACATTTGTTCTCGCATGTGACGACAGAAAGTCTTCAGGTGGACTTGTGCATTCTGTGCTTCAGAagcactaa
- the INTS6L gene encoding integrator complex subunit 6-like isoform X5 codes for MPILLFLIDTSASMNQRTDLGTTYLDIAKGAVELFLKLRARDPASRGDRYMLVTYDEPPYCIKAGWKENHATFMSELKNLQASGLTTLGQALRSSFDLLNLNRLISGIDNYGQGRNPFFLEPSILITITDGNKLTSTAGVQEELHLPLNSPLPGSELTKEPFRWDQRLFALVLRLPGLASTEPEQLGSVPTDESAITQMCEVTGGRSYCVRTQRMLNQCLESLVQKVQSGVVINFEKTGPDPLPIGEDGLMDSSRPSNSFAAQPWHSCHKLIYVRPNSKTGVPVGHWPIPESFWPDQNLPSLPPRTSHPVVRFSCVDCEPMVIDKLPFDKYELEPSPLTQYILERKSPHTCWQVFVTSSGKYNELGYPFGYLKASTTLTCVNLFVMPYNYPVLLPLLDDLFKVHKLKPNVKWRQAFDSYLKTLPPYYLLTKLESERILASVGKKPPQEIGIKVKNHSGGGVSLTHNKNFRKLLKEIIGETAPRLAELNTKEFAGFQVGLLNKDLKPQTYRNAYDIPRRGLLDQLTRMRSNLLKTHKFIVGQDEDSLHSVPVAQMGNYQEYLKTLASPLREIDPDQPKRLHTFGNPFKQDKKGMMIDEADEFVTGPQNKVKRPGEPSSPLSSKRRRSMSLLLRKPQTPPTVTNHVGGKGPPSASWFPSYPNLIKPTLVHTDVTVTHDAHEEKMENGQISPDGFLSKSAAPELMNMAGDSIPPDQVDSLSDDFTSLRKDGLMHNPGSNALIGGTKNCNVSVEDRKVSVTSALETGPNTLQITPAMAQGINADIKHQLMKEVRKFGRKYERIFILLEGVQGPLAVRKQFVEFTIKEAARFKRRVLIQYLEKVLEKIESHHLLNNVNHINSRS; via the exons GCTGGTTGGAAGGAAAATCACGCAACATTCATGAGTGAACTAAAAAATCTTCAGGCTTCTGGACTGACTACTCTTGGTCAGGCTCTAAGATCCTCATTTGATTTGTTAAATCTCAATAGATTAATATCTGGAATAGACAATTATGGAcag GGGAGAAATCCATTTTTTTTAGAACCATCTATTTTAATTACCATCACAGATGGAAACAAGTTAACAAGTACTGCTGGTGTTCAAGAAGAG CTTCATCTGCCTTTGAATTCTCCTCTGCCTGGAAGTGAACTAACCAAAGAACCTTTTCGTTGGGATCAAAGGTTATTTGCCCTGGTGTTGCGTTTGCCTGGATTGGCTTCTACTGAACCAGAGCAGCTAGGGAGTGTACCAACTGATGAATCTGCCATCACACAGATGTGTGAGGTCACAGGAG GTCGCTCCTACTGTGTTAGAACACAGAGAATGTTGAATCAATGTTTAGAATCTTTAGTTCAAAAAGTTCAGAGTGGTGTAGTTATTAACTTTGAAAAAACGGGACCAGATCCACTTCCTATTGGAGAAG ATGGACTTATGGATTCATCCAGGCCAAGCAATTCATTTGCTGCTCAACCATGGCATAGCTGTCATAAGCTCATTTATGTGCGACCTAACTCTAAGACTGGTGTTCCTGTTGGACATTGGCCAATTCCAGAATCTTTTTGGCCAGATCAGAATTTACCTTCACTA CCTCCACGAACATCTCATCCTGTTGTGAGGTTCTCCTGTGTAGATTGTGAGCCAATGGTAATAGACAAACTTCCCTTTGACAAATATGAACTTGAACCTTCACCCTTAACTCAGTACATCCTGGAACGAAAGTCTCCCCATACCTGCTGGCAG GTATTTGTTACTAGCAGTGGAAAATACAATGAACTTGGATATCCGTTTGGTTATTTAAAAGCCAGTACGACTTTAACTTGTGTAAACCTCTTTGTGATGCCGTACAACTACCCAGTTCTACTCCCTCTTTTAG ATGACTTGTTTAAAGTTCACAAGCTTAAGCCAAATGTGAAGTGGCGACAGGCTTTTGACAGCTACTTAAAAACTCTGCCTCCATACTACTTATTA ACCAAACTAGAGTCAGAACGAATACTAGCATCAGTGGGGAAGAAACCTCCCCAGGAAATTGGAATCAAAGTGAAAAATCATTCTGGAGGTGGAGTGTCCCTGactcacaataaaaattttagaaaactattGAAAGAAATCATAGGAGAAACAGCACCGAGACTGGCAGAATTGAATACCAAAGAATTTGCCGGCTTCCAAGTAGGGCTCTTAAACAAG GATTTGAAACCTCAGACATATAGAAATGCTTATGATATTCCACGTAGAGGTCTTTTAGACCAGTTAACCAGAATGCGATCCAATCTGCTGAAAACACACAAGTTTATTGTTGGACAAGATGAAG ATTCCCTTCATAGTGTTCCAGTCGCACAAATGGGTAACTATCAGGAATATCTAAAGACATTGGCTTCTCCACTTCGAGAGATTGATCCAGATCAACCAAAAAGACTACATACTTTTGGCAATCCATTTAAACAAGATAAGAAG GGAATGATGATTGATGAAGCAGATGAGTTTGTAACAGGGCCACAAAACAAAGTGAAACGTCCTGGAGAACCCAGCAGTCCTCTGTCATCTAAGAGAAGGCGGAGTATGTCCCTGCTGTTGAGGAAACCACAAACACCACCTACTGTAACTAACCACGTGGGCGGAAAGGGACCACCCTCAGCCTCGTGGTTCCCATCTTATCCAAACCTCATAAAACCCACCCTTGTACATACAG ATGTTACTGTCACTCACGACGCTCATGAGGAGAAGATGGAAAATGGTCAAATCTCACCCGATGGCTTCTTGTCAAAATCTGCTGCCCCAGAGCTTATGAATATGGCAGGAGATAGTATCCCACCCGACCAAGTGGATTCTCTGTCTGATGATTTCACTAGTCTCAGGAAAGATGGCCTGATGCACAATCCTGGTAGTAATGCACTCATAGGAGGAACCAAGAACTGCAATGTCTCTGTAGAGGATCGAAAAGTGTCAGTAACATCTGCTTTGGAAACTGGGCCAAATACGTTGCAAATAACTCCTGCTATGGCACAAGGAATCAATGCTGATATAAAACACCAGTTAATGAAGGAAGTCCGAAAATTTGGACGAA agtatgaaagaattttcattttgcttgaagGAGTGCAAGGACCTCTTGCAGTGAGGAAACAATTTGTTGAATTTACCATCAAGGAAGCTGCAAG gttcaAAAGACGAGTCTTAATTCAGTACCTTGAGAAGGTACTAGAAAAAATAGAATCCCATCACCTTCTCAACAACGTTAATCACATCAACAGCAGATCATGA
- the INTS6L gene encoding integrator complex subunit 6-like isoform X6 yields MPILLFLIDTSASMNQRTDLGTTYLDIAKGAVELFLKLRARDPASRGDRYMLVTYDEPPYCIKAGWKENHATFMSELKNLQASGLTTLGQALRSSFDLLNLNRLISGIDNYGQGRNPFFLEPSILITITDGNKLTSTAGVQEELHLPLNSPLPGSELTKEPFRWDQRLFALVLRLPGLASTEPEQLGSVPTDESAITQMCEVTGGRSYCVRTQRMLNQCLESLVQKVQSGVVINFEKTGPDPLPIGEDGLMDSSRPSNSFAAQPWHSCHKLIYVRPNSKTGVPVGHWPIPESFWPDQNLPSLPPRTSHPVVRFSCVDCEPMVIDKLPFDKYELEPSPLTQYILERKSPHTCWQVFVTSSGKYNELGYPFGYLKASTTLTCVNLFVMPYNYPVLLPLLDDLFKVHKLKPNVKWRQAFDSYLKTLPPYYLLPLKKALRMMGAPNLISDNLDCGLSYSVISYLKKLSQQTKLESERILASVGKKPPQEIGIKVKNHSGGGVSLTHNKNFRKLLKEIIGETAPRLAELNTKEFAGFQVGLLNKDLKPQTYRNAYDIPRRGLLDQLTRMRSNLLKTHKFIVGQDEDSLHSVPVAQMGNYQEYLKTLASPLREIDPDQPKRLHTFGNPFKQDKKGMMIDEADEFVTGPQNKVKRPGEPSSPLSSKRRRSMSLLLRKPQTPPTVTNHVGGKGPPSASWFPSYPNLIKPTLVHTDVTVTHDAHEEKMENGQISPDGFLSKSAAPELMNMAGDSIPPDQVDSLSDDFTSLRKDGLMHNPGSNALIGGTKNCNVSVEDRKVSVTSALETGPNTLQITPAMAQGINADIKHQLMKEVRKFGRSSKDES; encoded by the exons GCTGGTTGGAAGGAAAATCACGCAACATTCATGAGTGAACTAAAAAATCTTCAGGCTTCTGGACTGACTACTCTTGGTCAGGCTCTAAGATCCTCATTTGATTTGTTAAATCTCAATAGATTAATATCTGGAATAGACAATTATGGAcag GGGAGAAATCCATTTTTTTTAGAACCATCTATTTTAATTACCATCACAGATGGAAACAAGTTAACAAGTACTGCTGGTGTTCAAGAAGAG CTTCATCTGCCTTTGAATTCTCCTCTGCCTGGAAGTGAACTAACCAAAGAACCTTTTCGTTGGGATCAAAGGTTATTTGCCCTGGTGTTGCGTTTGCCTGGATTGGCTTCTACTGAACCAGAGCAGCTAGGGAGTGTACCAACTGATGAATCTGCCATCACACAGATGTGTGAGGTCACAGGAG GTCGCTCCTACTGTGTTAGAACACAGAGAATGTTGAATCAATGTTTAGAATCTTTAGTTCAAAAAGTTCAGAGTGGTGTAGTTATTAACTTTGAAAAAACGGGACCAGATCCACTTCCTATTGGAGAAG ATGGACTTATGGATTCATCCAGGCCAAGCAATTCATTTGCTGCTCAACCATGGCATAGCTGTCATAAGCTCATTTATGTGCGACCTAACTCTAAGACTGGTGTTCCTGTTGGACATTGGCCAATTCCAGAATCTTTTTGGCCAGATCAGAATTTACCTTCACTA CCTCCACGAACATCTCATCCTGTTGTGAGGTTCTCCTGTGTAGATTGTGAGCCAATGGTAATAGACAAACTTCCCTTTGACAAATATGAACTTGAACCTTCACCCTTAACTCAGTACATCCTGGAACGAAAGTCTCCCCATACCTGCTGGCAG GTATTTGTTACTAGCAGTGGAAAATACAATGAACTTGGATATCCGTTTGGTTATTTAAAAGCCAGTACGACTTTAACTTGTGTAAACCTCTTTGTGATGCCGTACAACTACCCAGTTCTACTCCCTCTTTTAG ATGACTTGTTTAAAGTTCACAAGCTTAAGCCAAATGTGAAGTGGCGACAGGCTTTTGACAGCTACTTAAAAACTCTGCCTCCATACTACTTATTA CCATTAAAGAAAGCACTAAGGATGATGGGAGCTCCAAATCTGATATCAGATAATTTAGATTGTGGACTTAGTTACAGTGTTATCTCTTACCTTAAAAAACTCAGCCAACAG ACCAAACTAGAGTCAGAACGAATACTAGCATCAGTGGGGAAGAAACCTCCCCAGGAAATTGGAATCAAAGTGAAAAATCATTCTGGAGGTGGAGTGTCCCTGactcacaataaaaattttagaaaactattGAAAGAAATCATAGGAGAAACAGCACCGAGACTGGCAGAATTGAATACCAAAGAATTTGCCGGCTTCCAAGTAGGGCTCTTAAACAAG GATTTGAAACCTCAGACATATAGAAATGCTTATGATATTCCACGTAGAGGTCTTTTAGACCAGTTAACCAGAATGCGATCCAATCTGCTGAAAACACACAAGTTTATTGTTGGACAAGATGAAG ATTCCCTTCATAGTGTTCCAGTCGCACAAATGGGTAACTATCAGGAATATCTAAAGACATTGGCTTCTCCACTTCGAGAGATTGATCCAGATCAACCAAAAAGACTACATACTTTTGGCAATCCATTTAAACAAGATAAGAAG GGAATGATGATTGATGAAGCAGATGAGTTTGTAACAGGGCCACAAAACAAAGTGAAACGTCCTGGAGAACCCAGCAGTCCTCTGTCATCTAAGAGAAGGCGGAGTATGTCCCTGCTGTTGAGGAAACCACAAACACCACCTACTGTAACTAACCACGTGGGCGGAAAGGGACCACCCTCAGCCTCGTGGTTCCCATCTTATCCAAACCTCATAAAACCCACCCTTGTACATACAG ATGTTACTGTCACTCACGACGCTCATGAGGAGAAGATGGAAAATGGTCAAATCTCACCCGATGGCTTCTTGTCAAAATCTGCTGCCCCAGAGCTTATGAATATGGCAGGAGATAGTATCCCACCCGACCAAGTGGATTCTCTGTCTGATGATTTCACTAGTCTCAGGAAAGATGGCCTGATGCACAATCCTGGTAGTAATGCACTCATAGGAGGAACCAAGAACTGCAATGTCTCTGTAGAGGATCGAAAAGTGTCAGTAACATCTGCTTTGGAAACTGGGCCAAATACGTTGCAAATAACTCCTGCTATGGCACAAGGAATCAATGCTGATATAAAACACCAGTTAATGAAGGAAGTCCGAAAATTTGGACGAA gttcaAAAGACGAGTCTTAA